Within the Hevea brasiliensis isolate MT/VB/25A 57/8 chromosome 2, ASM3005281v1, whole genome shotgun sequence genome, the region CCACAATTCATaaagcataagtgttgccaacatcaacacacagtttagaccatcatacaaaattttacgatcaatgccgtgttgtataccacgacaaagcaatctcaacctcactaaccattattaatgagggaaaggctagttagctaatgagtactcatctagtctcaccccactaactgttattaatggggatataatcataatcaaatatcaaaccccaagtagtcGTTGCTACTGTGGAGATCCGAAAGGGATtgtcatgctaattgtggtttcaaaataattttcaaaagtttcccactcaacaatcacattttcaaaccaataaatacattcaatttatcataaaatctatatagaggtggcaacacctaaatttctcaaatgcaagagaaaaactatatttcattcaaagtaaactcgttcaaagcaaactcattcaaataaactcattccaaataatttacaagtttaaaaataaagaaaatgattagttgtgcacaaaccttcaataattctcctttctCATTACTTACTTCTCTTTGTCCGTCCCAACTtcattttctactgaaaatacataaGTAGAATGTTTTAATACTTATCCCAACTATTACGAAAACTCATTTCATAAATATCTAATGCCTCCCTAAGTtagatttgcaaattttcaaaGAGTTTTAAATTTTGGATATCTTAGTGTCCTAATCTTTGAATGCAATTTTTATCTAGTTcccatcataatttgatgaggtgttcttcataaaaattgttcatctaggtcttaattttttttttcttttttgaatcaccaaatttagagttgtgtagcttaagttatgaccaaaacaatgattactgttcacgtgggcTGATTCTAGCAGCTTTGGTGACTTAATTTTGGCCAACAATTTGAtcgggttaagttcataatttgtgtcacaccctacccctccgtaaggcataacatgatcccgtagtatacctaatgaattaccaacttcgtctactgataatccattaaatacaatacaagggattttaaacattttcttacttcttttcacagtggtgagcactatttacaggtgttaaaaaatttttaactaaagtgaaactaAATAATAAATCTGAGTATcaacaatttctataaaaattttggcagagtgccatctatattttgaataaaacagttcttcaaaaacctataaaaagtactttcaatatatttctcaatcccaaactccaataaatttgttcaacacaataaatttcgcaacattatcaattcagttcaataatcaattttccagtgttcccaaaagatgagataaaagaaatatgtcacaatatttttacaagccaaaataataaaaaattttagtttacaactgctcaagaccaagtacaatatatacatacagtgcacatacattacaacaaaaactacacaatatggtatactcgatatccccggcgaaatctcaaaatgtggtacaagcagcctactctgctactctatccatctgtctacctgcgacagcaatgaaaaagctatcgctgagtaaaatttactcagtggtgcacaataacaatttaaaatgtggtatataaaacttttattgacaatttacaatccaaacaattcacacaaatttgatcaaacaattgaataacacagtgttgccaatcaataacacaacttaggtcatgacacaaattttctaaacatgccgtgttgtacaccatgacaaggcatactcaccccactaatcgaaatcaatgagggaggtggctagctagctaatgagtactcatccatactcacctcagactgacaagtcaaagagggaggaatatagtcatacttaccccataaatggaggaggaacatagtaatattgtcatgccaagtgtggatcaaaacaattccaaatcataatatttaatattttatacaaaccacaaatcacattttatctcaaaatttccatttgcaaagtaggtaatacaataatttccaaataaaattcccaaagccaaaacaataaaaaattattcataactcatttctcaaaataaaagcagtgaatataaaaagtattacgcacagacctctgatatatgcctcttggccctgactcagtgttccttatgcttctcaatatccttttcaactgaaacacacaatttaaagtttttcagtactcaatgaatttgtttctaataataaaatccaatatttaaattttcttggtactattcccttcaattcatttcattagtcaacctataatgttgacccttgatgcactctaagtgagtcgattctaatgttaccaatatgtcacattttatagccctttagtgttggtatatgttaccaatttcattttcaagtgtattgcattttattgcaatttacaggatttcggtatactattttgacctagccggacgacctagttccctcggttttcaggttttggtccaaactataaacttgtaggtctatgtctatgtctatgtcttattgcacgtagggcaaaatttcaggtcattctgagttgtatagaccaagatatggtcaatttaccaatgctggacagaatgcactaaaatggtaagcttaggtcatttttaggtcacttttggttcggccagttttggtacctgaacttgtgcaagctatttggcttagttctggccatttttgggttttgatgtctccataagaattgtagatccatgtctaaactattcatggtaaaaattttaggttatttggacctgttttgagtaagttatggtcaaaatactaactactgcccaaatggttaattttcaggctttcaagtcactaatccggatttggtcatttttcaagtcaccttctaggcaaaatttaggtaagcttccttcatgaaagttggcacattttgtgcctagtttcacttccaattggtctcataccaattggagtcacacacttaaggttctaagctaaagtgtacactgccctgttacacattattcaacacttaccaattacacattcaatacttaccaagtttacctttcatgccaattctgatttggtaccataacattaacacactttacatcacattttggtcattttgggcaacttgtaaccactctcaacatacacattataactcagaattttcaaagtccaattacaataatttaaccacatgaacatacctcatttacatgtccaaatccaaacaattaatcacatacacatgctgccaccatacgcaacataattcaacaaaccattccatgaaactacCCATTTCTAGCCATACTTAAAAGTTGCCGAATTACCCCATTGAacatatctccttcaaattgctttcaagcttccaaaaccaattgcatcattacacatactcttaatacacattgtctaaatcatttctatgtacataaacacttacatcaacatcttaaaaaaccatttacaagtgaaaacaaataACAAATAGTAAGTTGCCATGGCTActgaaatggtgtaccaccattactccatcaaacttcaaaatttcttccataaaataactccctacaacatccactcaaagtttaatgaagcaagattgaaaaatacacatttacctcttttggacttcttcaaaaatcCACCAAAAATTTCCTTTCTtactcccaaaatgttgcccaagctgtatagaacaactttagagaaacctagaagaactaatggcttgatcatgcaccaatgaaggttgcatgtggggtggcaatggtggtttccatggtgagaGTTTAGGCTGGTTTATGgagcaaggttgaagatgatgattcagCTGTCCTAAGGCTTATATAGGTGTCCAAATTTCtaaattagtggagcacttaaaaatagtttaatggttaattatactaagttccattatttgtacatttatctcaattcttttactatttacatattgtatcccattttaatttttttatgacattttcaaagtttaatatcatttatttttaatggaaatttaggtcaaaaggcaactcggggtgtcaaaagtccacaatgctcctattcgggttatattcccgatttttcgataacaccgagttttgtcgttttctcgattttttatttttctttgacatttctaataccatttattttcaatagatgtttatttaagtcccaaaaatattttctagggttccccatggtccaagGTTAGTCAACGGCCCACGCTGTAACTTCTCGGTGCAATTACCCATCAGTACGGTTTTGTCCatttagcttagttccattttctctcttttatttttcctttatttttttcttgtattttcctctattgtatttcactaccttatatctccacactaatatttaaatataattccaaacaTCCTAGCTCTCCGGATaaacactgtcaccggaacagtagaatgcactaccgaacatagggttaTTACAATTTGGCCTTACATTCTTCATATggaatgttctactatattttagatttccatcggttcaagaatcacctaaattggagttttctagagaaagttatggccatgcaaaaattACTATTCACGTGAATGTTCTAGTTCTGGcagattcatcaactcaattttattcagcaatttggttgggttaagttaATAATTTggtcttaagttcttcatataaaatgttctactatgttttagttttccatcggttcaataatcacctgaattgaagttttctagagagagttatgactatgcaaaatttactgtttatatggtcaatttgtagatttctagattttggcagatttggtaactcaactttgcttagcaatttaattaggttaagttcataatttggccttaagttcttcatatgaaatattctactatgttttaggtttccattagttcaagaatcacctaaattggagttttctagataaagttatggccatgcaaaatttactgtttatatggtcaatttgcagatttccagattttggtagatttggtaactcaaatttacttaacaatttgatcaagttaaattcataatttggccttaagttcttcatatgaaatattatactatgttttaggtttccatcagttcaagaatcacctaaattagagttttctagagaaagttatggccatgcaaatattactgttcacgtggttcaaattctgcagattcagaATTTCACTTCCAGAttcaaggttcatttaaggctgtttatggtcattttctgggcaaggtatcttcatgaaaattctagatctatgtcttaagtttcatttctaattggtttcacaccaattagagttgtgtagctcaacttatgagctacCAAGCACACTTAACTCATTGTGCAGAAATTCTACCTAaggttcaattttcatttcttaaattacttctattaaccaacctcaattcacatttaattcaccccaaatgactataatttaatattaaacacATCAATGTTACATCCTAGCATAGAACCCCAAattttccaaaaccctagtttgcaATTTCCCCACTCCATACAACCCCATCAATTCCTTTCATCCAATTAATGTCAATTCACACTCAAGGCACCTCAAATGACCACAATTTGTCATTACAAAAACTAATTACACTTTATACAATAAAAGCCCTAATTTTTCATGAATCCTAATCTTTCatttttcaatttatgcaaatctcatACAATCTCACTACCCCAATCATGCTTACtacttcaattaaacttgaatttatcattaatttaactaaaacacatcaaaaccctaattttctctaagttggccaaaaatcacacaTCTTCATACATGcatgttttctttcaatttctcatgaattttcatcataatctaacttaattcaagGTTTGTATAATTAattgagcattaaagaacttacctcttaatGATTTTTTCCAACTTctaatttctctcaattttcttattctccttgcttttaatctttcAATCAATGTTTACTTTGGTGCTTACTACAATTTAGATGGGAAAACTCAtggaagaaaaatgagaaattgaatTTGGAGAGGggtgttaatggaggaagaaggaagaaggaagaagaagaaagaaagagagagagagggagaggaggagTGTGGTGCGACACAAATGGGGGGAGAGAGAAGGGAGTTTTTCCTTTTTATGTTTAcactaattttaatttatttaattaattttaattgagttgtccaaaactcattggtcctaaaattttaattgggtcaaaatggaattaaaatttaatatttttatttcttttattttctttcgactttatacttgaattcttttcctaaaaaaaattattccataattcaattcattaatttcatttaatttaattgacattttggtcaaaagtcaactcttggagtgaattgaccaaaatgcccctcatcgggttttaatccctctttttcataatccccgatgagtccttaggtttttggttcacttaaatttttattgtgtctatctcaattaatttttcttttattttttatcctcaaggtgtctttgaatagtattagtcatagACCAAAAATGACATTATTCAGAGctcagaggttcggggtgttacacatgAGGCATGTTAGTTTACTTGAGAAGTCACATGCCCTGTGTTACTTTAGTGGAAACTTTGTCAGTTTTCGATGTCACATCTATCTCCATGGTTGGGGATGAGTTGTGACCATTGAACCTCATGATTGATATTCGAGTCTCTTCTCCTCCCTCTTTGGTTTGATTCCCCTCCACAGTTTGTTTCCATGCCCATTAATTATCTTCAATGATTGTAttcgattttttttttaactaagtttagggattttgttttgaattttttGTGTTTGAAATAACCTCATTACTTGTCCTCTCCTCCACATCTATGACTTTGATTTCCATACTCATCAATtatcattattaatattattgatGCTTTAGGGATtttatttggtttttttttttattgcattGTCTATGGAGGGAGAAATACAAAGAAGGGAAGAAAGTGAGAGAGAATGGTGAaacagagagaggaagagagatatGCATACATGAGGAGAGAGCAAGAGAGaacgagaaaaagagagagaggaaaaagaGATACAGAATGGGGAGACAAAGAGAGAGAACAAGGAAAAAGATAGGAAGAGTGAGAGATATAAgaggggggagagagagagaggttggTTAAACAGGTTCATCAGATTTAAATAGGTGAAATGTGTCATACAACactttaatgacctaattatataaacgAGTTATATGAGTCATTTCATATAGCTAGTGTCATAAATCTATACATGTTAGTGTTACATATTTTGACACAAATAGTTAAATAGGTAGTGTTCAGATTAaccatttttatattatttttgtagGTTGACATGATGTGTCAACACTAATTGCTAGCCCTAACAATAATTATGCTAGAAATGCAAAAGTATAATAAAATATTGATTAACCATGAAATTACTTTAAGGTTAATGGTAAGATATAATAATTCTTATCCATACAAGAAATCAATTCTTTTCTATacttcttgttttttttttttttcttaattcctAGCAAAATTTTGATATTCTAAAATATAACTGATGTTGTTCTCTTCTCTTGGAGATGGTTAATGAATCTTAGATCTGCAAGGTAGCAAAGAACATCAATTTCTCTAAAGGCAAGACAAGCCTTGCATGCATGATTTAAGTAGAATCAATGCTCTCCAAGACCTATGTAACTTTGAAATATAAAGAATGCCTAAGTGTTAAAACATAGTCCACATTTGGCGTGCAAATGGGAGGTGGCGTGTCCCTTATTGAAGCCAACTTGGTTAAAATAAAGAGGGATTATGGGCTTTTAAATGAGACCCATCACAAGAGCCTAAGTGAAGAAAAAAAGTTCTAGGCTCATAATAAAGGCCAACTCTAGGGGTTCGAGTCCAAAGGAAATAGAATAAAATGATTTATGTTACACTCTCTCCCCTAAGAATCTGAAGCGAAAGTGTAAGGGCAATTCTAccattaaatataaatatgtgcGTTGACTACTAAATTATTGGGTTGATTAATTGTAAATTAggtcttattttaattaaatgatcAATTtagtaacaaaaataaaattagagatcAAATAATTACACAAACTCAAGTTAGGAACTAATATGTAATTTTTGTTATAACTCAGAGACCTGATTGTAAATTATCCTTTTGTGCAATCCTTTTCTACCAAAAAGAAAAGAGATATTagataaaatatttttcaaataaaGTGACTTTCCGCAAATTATACACTAGCTAATAAGATTAGGAAATTAAAGGTTATATATTAAAGTGAggaaatttttattgattttgaaattTCCCACTAATTTAACTAGATAttcttagagaaaaaaaaaaaaactagatattaatttattaattaaggaAAGTTTCTATAATTTGGTTAGAAGCTAATTTGTTAATATTTTGACATGCCAAATTAAGTATAAAAGCTTTACTAATTCTTATGTCAAAAGGCAAATGCAAAATCATTGTTTCCTAATTGTCCGTGATTTAACAAATCAATCAAATTATTAGTTGTCACACCAAAATTATGCCAAcccattaaattaattaatagataaatACAAAATTTGCCCCAAAATAGAAAAACTAGGTGACTATAAAAACAGGAAAACAAAGAGTTTTTAGCCACGATGTTTGCACAAGACAGAGACATGTTGGAAGCAAAATTGAAGATTTCAATTATTTTCTCTTTATTTCTTTTCATCCTTCTGCACATTCCGTCTCATGCTGCCAAACAggcaagttttttttttattaactttttTAGACAAAcacataaatttttattaaattatagaaTCAATAGCTATTAGTTTAATAGTTAAATGCTTCTTCctctttaaatattttttaaataattgaaataaaattataggaCATATTTCATTTTGTATATCGTAATTTGAGATATTTTTCTACCCATTAAATTTTATTgtgaatattataaaaatattgcaTGAAGAGGGAGATAAAGAGAGaacatatagaaatgatattgtgAATAACTCTGctcttaattatatttaaaaagtaAACCTCAATTTGACCtcaaactttctttttttttttattaagaattatatctatttttttttcttttagtaaTGTAGACTTCACAATctgaatatatataaataattgttgATGTGTGATTTTTTCTCGCTTTCTACAAATTCATGTATCAACAACGCATAATTGCATACTTGATTAATGTACTAAGTGAGTTAATATATTTGCTGCAGTCTTATATAGTATACCTGGGACAACATTCCTTTCCTCAGGGCAGTACAATTTTTTATGATCAGAAAGTGTCACAGTCACACCATGACTTGCTGGCCACATTATCTTATAGGTTTACATTTCTTGAATTTCTGAAAAattcaatattaatttttttttttatacaattcaagaaaaattgaaaatttacactCTTTTCACTTATGCAGTGGGAAGCCGGAAGAGGAGCAACCTGAAATTTTTTACTCTTACAATAGAGTTGTGAATGGTTTTGCTGCAATACTTGATGAGCAACAAGCAGAACAGCTTAAAAGTGAGAGTTTCAAATTCGTATATATGTTATATGTATGCTAGCTAGGTTCCTATTAATTTTAAACCACTTTTTTTTTTCATCgcttaattaatcaagtttaaaTCAATGCAGATCATCCGGGTGTCCAATCAGTTATGTTGAACAGAAAATATGAACTACACACAACACATTCATGGGATTTTCTTGGATTAGAGAACAATAATGGAGCAGCTACAAAAAACTCAATTTGGAAAAAGGCAAAATATGGTGAAGGTGCCATTATTGCAAATTTCGACACAGGTGAATATACCATCCTTTAGCAAGTATTGGGTTGAACCTCGACCTAAATATTTTTATCTACAAATAAAGTTGATAATTCATAAACTTATAGGCTAATATATTTATGGGTACCATGACGCAAGGTGTTTGGCCAGAATCAGAGAGCTTCAACGATGAAGGGACGGGTCCCATGCCATCAAGATGGAGAGGATTTTGTCAGAGCGAAGGTGGAGTTCGCTGCAACAGGTCCATTCTCTCTCTTTTGCCAATATTGTAATTGTACTGCACTGAAGATTGACTGAGAGCCTAAacaaaaataactttttttttttttttaatatatatccaGAAAGCTTATAGGAGCAAGGTACTTTTACAAAGGCCTTAATGCAGCAATTGGCCCTAACAAAACTGAACTATCTGCACGGGACACTGACGGCCATGGCTCCCATACCTTATCCACAGCTGGTGGCAGCTTTGCCCCTAGAGCTAGTATCTTTGGTTATGGCAATGGAACAGCTAAAGGTGGATCACCAAAAGCTCGAGTGGCTGCTTACAAAGTCTGCTGGCCTGCCGGCTGTTATGGAGCAGATATCTTGGCTGCATTTGATGCCGCCTTAAGTGATGGAGTCGATGTGATCTCATTATCATTAGGTGGGGCTGGTGAGATAGATTATTCTATTGATACAATAGCTATTGGAGCCTTAACTGCCATTCGTAGAGGGGTTAGTGTAGTTGCCTCAGCTGGTAATGATGGACCAGATGCAATTACTGCATCCAATGTGGCTCCATGGTTTTTCACAGTTGGCGCTAGCACAATGGATCGCGTTTTCACTAGTTTTGTTATACTTGGCAATAATAAGCATTTAAGGGTATTAACTTGTATGATCTCTATCTATTATCATCATTCATGAACAAAAATATATGTTCGATGATAATTTTTGTTACTTCGATATCCAGGGAACAAGTCTTTCAGACACAGCCTTGCCTGCTGGAAAGTCTTATCCTTTGATATTAGCAGCTGATGCAAAAGCTGCTAATGCAACAACTGCAAATGCGTGAGTGGTTACTTAAATTGGAAATTTTGATTTAGCATTTGATTTTAATTAGCCTGCTATAGTTACATAAAATGTGATCAATGCAGTACGCTATGCGGACCTGGAACACTTGATCCTTCCAAGGCTGCAGGGAAGATCATAGTCTGCCTTCGAGGTGGTAATATTGCAAGATTAGATAAGGGAATTGAAGCTGCTAGAGCAGGTGCTGTTGGGATGATATTGGCAAATGACCAATCTAGTGGGAATGAACTTATAGCTGATCCTCATCTACTTCCTGCTTCACAAATCAATTACACTGATGGTTTAGTTGTTATTGCCTACATAAATTCCACCAAGTACATTTCAAATGATATTTCATTATCCACTTTGTCAAATTCAGGATTGATTCTTACAGATTAACTCATTCAAGGTTTTTACTCTGTTGGAACAGAAATGCGGCGGCATCAATTTCTCCTGTACTCACAGAACTGGGAGTCAAGCCAGCTCCAGAGATGGCGGCATTTTCTTCTAGGGGACCTAATTCAATTGATCCAGAAATCCTTAAGGTTAGTTCAGTAAACTGTTAAACCTATTCTAGACCAGACAATatacttttaaaatcattttacaTGTCTAATTTTTAATATCTATTGTATTGTATAGCCTGACATCACTGCACCTGGAGTTGATGTACTCGCTGCTTATTCTGAAGTAGCATCGCCATCTGAATCAATATCTGATGCCCGCCGGACTGCATTCGCTATAATATCTGGCACTTCAATGTCATGCCCTCACGTCTCTGGTATTGTTGGCCTTCTCAAGTCACAACACCCAGATTGGAGTCCTGCTGCTATCAAATCTGCCATCATGACTACTGGTATAACCATCACTTTGATATAAAATATTGCGATGTATTTTGACCTTGCTAACCAAATCAAACTATTATACCTGTAGCAACAACACGAGCCAATGATGGGAAGCCTATACTTGATGCAGATGGGAAAAATGCAACACCTTTTGCATATGGTGCTGGACATATACGTCCAAACCTTGCAGCAGATCCCGGCCTAGTTTATGATTTAACTTTGAATGATTACCTAGACCTTCTTTGTCACCATAAGTACAACATATCCTTTATACGATCATTCGGAAATGCTTCTTATACATGTCCTGAGCATTTTAGTGTATCGACATTCAACTACCCTTCGATCACAGTTCCAAAACTCACAGGCTCAACCACTGTGATTCGCAGAGTCAAGAATGTAGGCTCTCCAGGGACATATAATGTTCATGTCTTGGCACCCTCTGGAATTACTGTTGTGGTTGAACCTGAAAGCTTGTCATTTACAAAAACTGGTGAGGAGAAGATGTATAAGGTTACTTTTAAGCCTGCTGTGAATAGCACCGAGCACAAAGACTATGTTTTTGGGGAGCTAATTTGGTCGGATGGGAAGCATAAGGTCA harbors:
- the LOC110660334 gene encoding subtilisin-like protease SBT5.4; protein product: MLEAKLKISIIFSLFLFILLHIPSHAAKQSYIVYLGQHSFPQGSTIFYDQKVSQSHHDLLATLSYSGKPEEEQPEIFYSYNRVVNGFAAILDEQQAEQLKNHPGVQSVMLNRKYELHTTHSWDFLGLENNNGAATKNSIWKKAKYGEGAIIANFDTGVWPESESFNDEGTGPMPSRWRGFCQSEGGVRCNRKLIGARYFYKGLNAAIGPNKTELSARDTDGHGSHTLSTAGGSFAPRASIFGYGNGTAKGGSPKARVAAYKVCWPAGCYGADILAAFDAALSDGVDVISLSLGGAGEIDYSIDTIAIGALTAIRRGVSVVASAGNDGPDAITASNVAPWFFTVGASTMDRVFTSFVILGNNKHLRGTSLSDTALPAGKSYPLILAADAKAANATTANATLCGPGTLDPSKAAGKIIVCLRGGNIARLDKGIEAARAGAVGMILANDQSSGNELIADPHLLPASQINYTDGLVVIAYINSTKNAAASISPVLTELGVKPAPEMAAFSSRGPNSIDPEILKPDITAPGVDVLAAYSEVASPSESISDARRTAFAIISGTSMSCPHVSGIVGLLKSQHPDWSPAAIKSAIMTTATTRANDGKPILDADGKNATPFAYGAGHIRPNLAADPGLVYDLTLNDYLDLLCHHKYNISFIRSFGNASYTCPEHFSVSTFNYPSITVPKLTGSTTVIRRVKNVGSPGTYNVHVLAPSGITVVVEPESLSFTKTGEEKMYKVTFKPAVNSTEHKDYVFGELIWSDGKHKVKSPLVVKHM